One Ananas comosus cultivar F153 linkage group 1, ASM154086v1, whole genome shotgun sequence DNA window includes the following coding sequences:
- the LOC109722886 gene encoding uncharacterized protein LOC109722886 encodes MLLAKDGSANEKSSSLLNGRYMKVELLYRTLSGGRVYYAIGPSSDAVCLMNWVTGGTLGYGPIFGPEKPPFAPCSQTCPPTPRTRTPESLIAGALVDGDGASFIKASRTQPP; translated from the exons ATGTTACTGGCGAAGGATGGGAGTGCAAACGAAAAATCTTCGTCGCTCTTAAAtg GCCGTTACATGAAGGTCGAGCTTTTGTACCGCACTCTCAGTGGTGGAAGGGTGTACTACGCTATCGGGCCGTCTTCAGACGCAGTATGTCTCATGAACTGGGTGACGGGAGGAACATTAGGCTATGGACCGATATTTGGACCGGAGAAGCCCCCCTTTGCACCTTGTTCCCAAACTTGTCCGCCCACACCACGAACAAGAACGCCAGAGTCTCTCATTGCTGGAGCGTTGGTGGATGGAGATGGCGCTTCATTTATAAAGGCTTCTCGGACTCAACCTCCATAG